The Lycium ferocissimum isolate CSIRO_LF1 chromosome 8, AGI_CSIRO_Lferr_CH_V1, whole genome shotgun sequence DNA segment ACATGATATTGAGCAGAGGGGAGTGAACTTTCATCTTACTGTTGACAATTTAATTTAGCTTGCTCAATTTCACCCGACCCTCCAATTTAACACCGATTAATAATATCATGGCTAAAGAACGGATGGGTTAGAACTTCCCTCGGGGTTTTATCTTTCAATGTtgttggcctttttttttttttttggtttcaatAAGTAAACGTTTTCTTATAGAGAAtgtatactcttttttttttctttttctttttctttttggttaaaTCGTTTCGCTCGTTGTAAGCTTTATGAATTATAACCTCAGACgaacattttaaaattttattcccTTGCTCACTCACAATTAAATGTACACCGTCCTTACCTCtgatatatctttttttttttttaatcccttAAACAATTGCATTATATTACTTCATAATATGTCTTACATATTCATAAGATACTAGTGTATCAATTACAATAAGTGGCGGAGCCAAAATTTTCACTAAGAggtgtcaaaatataaagaagtaactTCACGAAGAAGCCAAGGAGTGTCAatttgtaatatatatacataaaaataaaaaatttacctAGCTAAGCAGTGTAATTTTCCAACGAAGGGGTGTCAAGGTGTCGGTTGACACCCCTCAACTacatgtggctccgccactgattaCAATCCAGCCCGGGAAATTATAATCCCAAGAGATCCTATGTAAAATCAAAAGAGAATATTTAGCTATATTATGAGCTACCACATTCCATGCGCGAGGGATATACCTCTGATGCATCTTTAAAGGTAATATATCCAGCAGATGAATGCAATATAAAGAAGCTGACATTTAAAAGCAAAGATAAGACTTGAATTGTTACGTTTTAGCAGtcaccaaatatatttactcctTCAGAGCCACCACCGAGTATCCACCAAACTGTAATCCTTGATTCAATCCATGAACATGCTGTCattttttcattcaaaaatGACTAAAACAAGAAAGGTCAAACAGAGAGCAACTCTTGTTTGATTTCTATGTTATTGAAACATTACATATGGTTCATCATAAGCGATGAAATATTACCAAATGGGCAAAGTTCAAACAAACAATTAAACAACTATCTTAATTTGTTGGTCGCCACATCTATAGTGAAGGGCTTACACGGACAGGAAcaaacagaaaaagaagaaaagaagttcCAGAACAACTGCACTGAACTTCAAGAATCTAAAAATAGATAAGATAGCTGATTGAAAACCAATGTCGAAGAAGATGACAGTGCACAAATACAACTGGGGTAAGATTGCAGAAGGAACATTGTTATTTACATAGACAAGTTAAATATTAATAATGTCATCAGCAGTGAATCGAAACACAGAATATGAAGCGCCATTTCTAGTGTGCCGATAATCAAAACCACATGCATTCTAATCATCAAAGTTGACTCATGAAAAACCATCATACACTTGGTGGAGCTTCTCCTGTAGGCTTCTAATTTTGCAGCCAATTGTGACAAATATGGGGACACACATCTCTGTGAACGTTGCTGgcattttcttctctttgatATGATAACGAACTTCTCCAAAACCGATGCATTCTTTAATAGGAATTGTGAAAGTTCAAACAGATTATGACGGCGCTGCTCCCAACACATCGCAAAGGAGcagataataataatactcTTGAGGCTGGAAAATGCAAAGTCCGAAATCCAACTCTCCAAATCGACATTATCTCCTTTGTGCAAAAAAACTACGCTCATAATGGCAGTGATAATGATGATCCTGGAGATGGACAATATAATTCTTATCAAATATAGGTCCATCACCTAATGAAATTTATATTACACTAAAGTATCAACAAAATTTTCATGGTAAAGTATCTCATACGGAATGAATTTCAAAATTCACAACAAATTTTATCTTAAAGACTCATGGAGAGGCAAGCATAGCATGAAGACTTTGAGTCTATTAACCATCGTTTTTCCTTTTAGCCCGCCATTTTACGGTGAAAATAGAAAGTACTTTAACAGATCATTATAAAACTTTACAGTGACAAAAGATTCTTATTGATAATATATTTGCCTCTTCCTCTAGAAAACTTTCAATATGGGGAGGAAAGAGGGCACGTCACAAACACCAACAGATGAATGGatgtacaaagaaaaaaataaaagatgtgGGCACTTACGTCAACTTGCATGTCGATGTTGAGTGTCTCCACGTGAGGGAAGGCCTGCCGTATGCTAGCTACTCCATACAAACTACAATTTAACAATTGCAACTTTGGTGTTAGACATTTGCATCTTAGTTTTGGAAGCGCAGCGGCACCCTGTCAAGCTGCAGCTTGAACATGACCTGGTGTAGTAATATCAGTGAAACTAGTAAAGAACAGAGAAACAGAAAACAAAATAGGAAGTAATTCACATCAAATAGATAGTTCCATAATAAGGGTAGATATTAAGCGACAACAACATACCATATACAGCTAAAACCCACAAATAGGTTCTGTGAAAGGTAGAGTGTAAGCAGATTTTACTCCTATCTcgtggaggtagagaggctgtttccaaaaGATACTCAGCTCAAGTGTAGCAGTCAACGTAGTTATGACAATAACATACAGTATGACAAAACAAATACTATCTGACTTcaaaagttgaatgaaaattggcaAAAACCACAAAAGGTGAAtacaagtctttttttttttttctttttgcaaaaaAACTTTCATGGGTACAAAACTGTTTACTAAAAATCAAATGGAGCAAATTAGTGTTTTAAGACAAACATACCTCTACAAACCAAGATCCGATTGTTAGCTCTGTTACATTACTCACTTCCTGAAGATAATTTTCGACAAGGGTCTCCACAATTCGATGATAATCACCACATTTGTAatcctccacatcttcaaaatCAGCCCAAATGTCACATCTAGTATCAAATTAAAAGTAAGCTCACCACTGACCAAAGACGACACATTACTTCATCATCTAACTCGACATGATCAAACTTAATTATCTTTAGAAACTTATTCCACGATATAACAACTCCTTTATCAAACTCACAACGAGTCAAATATAATTCGATCAACGAATCACACGTGTAGAAAAAACTAGGCAActtattcataatcataaacactGATTCCAATGCGATACTTTCCACTTTATTTTCTAATACATAACTAagccatttttttatttataagtcaTACCAACACTTGTTGGATACTTTTAAGtggaatttcttgatttttgatcCACTACAACATAAGGCATCTATAGCTACGAAATcttagttatgaatttaaaaatTGTGGCTAATACCTAATAATagccacaaaatttaaaatttcgtGGCTATCTACAAATTCGTAAAAAATTTAGCCACGAAATTAAATTGACAAagctaatttctcatttttgctATAATGCTAACAATCGTGGCAATAAACACCTAAATAGCTACAACTTTATTGCTATGAAAAAGTTCGTAGCTAAATTATCACTTTTTTCCACGAGCTTAAACTTCCGTAGCAATAGTTAACCTTTTAGCCatataaattatttgaaacaaaatgttgtagctaaataaatattttagctTCAAGATATAAGAAATTGTGGCAATAGTTAAATGATATAGCCGCAAAACTTTAGCTATAATAAAATTTCGTagctaattattaatttttgccACGAATTGAAATTTACTGTAGTAATAGTAACTTTTTAgccacaataaattatttgaaacaaaCATTGTAGCTAAATAAGtatttttgcttcaagttataaaaaattatgGCAATAGTCCAATGATATAGGCACAAACTTTCTTGTTGAATAAAACTTCGTagctaattattaattttttgccACGAGTTGAAACTTGTTGTAGCAATAATAACTTTTAgccacaaaaaattatttaaaataaaatatcatagctaaataaatatttttgctttGAGTACTAATAAAGCGTTGAACACTTGACTTAATAGCTATAATCATCAGTTCCAAGTTTTGATTCGATGTCTTCAATAGTATCATTAGCTAAGGTGACATCAGTTTTGGTAATAtcaatattataattaaaaaaacatcAACCTTATCTAATAACGTGTGAATAACTAAATACATATAGAGGTTAAACAACTATAATCTTGTATAATTGCATTgtataacatattatatttgtttAATTTGGACAATAGAAAGTGTTATTAGATTCAAACTACTATGTTCTTGTATTTTTGTTGATCACTGTTGTATCTAATTTAAATAAACAAAAGTTGTCAAATTAATGGGTTAATGCTATTTTAATAACTTGATAGTTATTCAAGAATCTAATTAAAGCGCTTAAAAAAGATAAGAATTTTAATATAATTGACAAATGAGCATATAACAAACTAGCAATATTATTTAagatgaaaatagtttttaaagaaaaatataatttaattatgaaATCTATCGCTAATTTGAcgctaatattttaaaaataaatgtcgttgctaacaatattatatataataattgtTTGTAGACAATATTGTTTTCACCATATAGACTATAATTTTCTAATTATGTAAACTATAagaatatgttttcttataccTAGTTACACTAACAATGAAAAATTTAATGTGGTTGAATATGTAAGTCCATTAACAAAACGATTATATTATAAGATActtattaaataagtattatCTATAAGTTtcaattataattaaattaacAATAAAATTTTATCCAATTAATAATTTAAGTAACAAATTATAAAGAATTTAAACAACTATGTTTATAGGTGCTTTACTAATTTAATCTAGACATAAAAAAATTGGTCTATTACTACTTTAATAGTTTATTAATCATATaatactaaaagtgggaagtcacataattgaaagttggatcACTATTCGCTTCTTTTATCTTCCACATTAATAGTAATAATTTTGCACAACGTTTTCACCCCATTTTTATCTTTCTTGGCTTTTCATATCCGTTTACACTATCTACAAATTGCACAGTAAATGACAGATCTAGAGCCTGTTTAGAAAGCCACCAGTGTAattggaattgagtgtaattaggtgtaattacacagtactTGACAtttttgtttgaccaagtaattacatgGTTAGGTGGGAATTGAGCGTAATTGAGAGGATGTAactacactctccaattctcggagggggggggggggggtgctctgtgctattattctaatttttgaaactacacctcttaacattagaaggaatgaatcattaacaaacttggcatataatgagTGATGTTATTAAAAGTAATTTCGTCGTAAATAAAGTAATATACTTATATTTCCCCtttacgttggaacttacttatgttaTGTTGAATTTGACTTAAGACTATTATATTAAGCTTTTTCtattggattttgaatttaggttatgtttttgattttactttatttgctttagtattattgacttgttatttcgcATTCcataatgtttatttttcacttacagttgatattttttttttcggtcaaacatttgaataatgttaaggaattatatttataaatattaatttttttgtcaaacatccaatccatgacgttctcacaaaaaagtctgtttttaatttttaaaattaattaaaattataatattattaatttaaaaagtatgtATCAATTATTTGTTACAATATCgcttacaaatatatgattattaattaatatattttcaagaaacaatgtgttgtTAAATACCTAAAGAAACAATGTGTTGTTAAAATgcctaatttaatatcatttataaaggcacatgtgtttcaaatattgatttttaatttttcataattaaatgttatttttaaattaaagtaactgtgtaattacatttgtgcaaccaaacaacatgCTGCAGCCGGTccattttgaccagtagctcGGGTTTTTGCACCgcttttcacccaaaatccaaCATCAATCCAAGGCCTTACAGacgcaaacaaaacatgcacaaatatataaaaacacgctacggactcaACCGcagcctcagaattcccaacggaggtctagttttctaagtcacccCGTAACGGCCTAGCAGGTCATTATACGTATGGTTGTACATCAAAACTAactaatatataataatttatatttaataaattattacttGTAAGttttaatataacaaataattatgtaattttatttaattgattttgaatATCTAATTATAGCACAATTAATATCCATGTGCTTGTATCTAACTACATTGATCactaattatattaaatttaaattatcatatacattattgattttatgatgtaaatgCAATATTAATAACTTACTAGTTATCATAAATCTAATTGAACATTAAAAAACAACaaatatatttcataatttttttcatacacataattaatttattttgtccTGCTTAATGTAGTTatgattctttttgtttttttataggTATACTTAATTGTCATTGTTGTTATCTTATTTACATTATCGTATTTgcatat contains these protein-coding regions:
- the LOC132066076 gene encoding probable FBD-associated F-box protein At1g32375; amino-acid sequence: MVEVMKKPKAIKPLTEDDDGTLVDRISELPDALLIQIMSLLPTKDAFITHVISSRWQYLWTYVNNLTSIYVEDYKCGDYHRIVETLVENYLQEVSNVTELTIGSWFVEGAAALPKLRCKCLTPKLQLLNCSLYGVASIRQAFPHVETLNIDMQVDRRHNLFELSQFLLKNASVLEKFVIISKRRKCQQRSQRCVSPYLSQLAAKLEAYRRSSTKCMMHVHGLNQGLQFGGYSVVALKE